In Desulfoferula mesophila, the genomic window GGACGGCCCGGCCGGAGCGGGGGAGACGCTTGTCGGAGGCGCGCCGGCGGAGTCGAGCGTCGGCTCGGAGGAGGAGAAACGGGTGGAGCTTTCCAATCCCTTGAAGCTTCCGGCCTTGGCGGCGGGCGCGGCTTTGGCGGCGGGCGCGGCGGGCGCGGCGGCCGAGGCGCTGGCCTGGCCCGGCTGGTCGAAGCGCATGAGGATGGTGTAGCCCTCTTCGGTGGGGATCACCTTGCTGGGCTTGCCCGGAGGCAGATCCTTGAGGGCGGCGCGGTATTCGCTGCGCAGGCGGGTGTAGGGCACCTTGCCCAGGCGGCCGCCCCGGAAAGAGGCGGGCCCCACCGAGTTGCGTTTGGCCAGCGTTTCAAAGCTGGCGCCGTCGGCCAACTCCTTGGCCAGCCGGTTGGCCAGGTCCTTCTGCTTTACGGTGATTATCCCCAGGTCTACTTTCTCATCGCTTTGGGCCATGGCTGAGCTGGACACGGCCAGCAGCAACACCAGACCCAGGATCGCAACCAAACGCAACTTCATGAAGTAGTTTCTCCTCTGGAGAGTGCCCGTTTAACCAACAACCGGTCATGATTCTTACCCGGCGGGGGGCGAAACTGTCAAATTAAATCCACCGGTCCGCTTCCAGGCCGGGGGTTGATAATTTGCCCTTAACATATCATAATTCAGACACTATCGCCGCTTAACCGGTTGGAGCGATGGGTGGGCTGGGTGTGCCCGCCGGTTGTTCGTGGCCAAAATGGTTTCGTCTCCTGGAGGTTTGCATGAGCGTGTTGGTGGAGAAGTTCAAAGAGGGCTACTCCGTATTGTTCGACCGGAACTGGCCGCTTTGGGTTGGCGGCGTGCTTCTCGCCCTGCTGGGCATCATCTGCATGGCCGCGGGCCGCCCCTGGGGCGTGGCCGGCGGTCTTCGCGTCTGGAGCGACTGGCTGTTCTATTGGATCGGCCTGTACAACTCCGCGCCCGGCAACGCATTTTTCCTCAGCAATACCTCCATCCTCACCTGGGGGCTCTTGTTCGGCGCCTTTGGCGCGGCCCTTTTGTCGCGCCAGTTCGCCTGGCGCAACGCCCCCACCTGGGAGCTCTTGAAGGGCCTGGTGGGCGGCGTGTTCATGGGCGTGGGCTCGGTTATGGCCGGCGGCTGCAACGTGGGTGGTTTCTACACCGCGCTGGCCGCCGGTTCGGTTTCGGGCTTCGCCATGATGGTCGGTCTCTTGGTGGGCGCCCTCATCGGTCTCAAGTACCTGATGTGGGAAATCGAGCACATCACCATGAAGCCCCCCAAGCAAAAGGCCGCCAAGGAAGGCGGGGTCGACTGGTCCAAGGTGCAGCCCTGGCTGGGCGCCCTTTTCTTCCTGTTCCTGGTGGGATGGTCCTATTGCCTGTCCTTCAGGGCCTATACCCAGGAGGCGGTGCTGATGCTCACCGCCGTGGGCATCGGCATAGTGATCCAGCGCTGCCGCTTCTGTTTCGTGCGCTCCTTCCGCGATCCTTTCATGACCGGCGAGGCGGTGGCCACCCGGGCCGTGGCCCTGAGCGTTATCCTCTCGGTGTTCGGCTTTTTTGCCATCAAGTGGTTCCGGGCCGATTGGCAGATGGTCTACATCTACCATCACTGGATCGGCGGCCTGGTGGGCGGAGTCGTATTCGGCATCGGCATGCTCCTGGCGGGCGGCTGCGGTTCCGGCTCCGTGTGGCGGGCCGGCGAGGGCCAGTTCAAGTTGATCCTGGCCGTGGCCACCTTCTCCATGAGCAACAGCCTGTTCAAGCACTACGTGTGGACCAGGGACGTGGCCAACTCCTGGGGCAAGCCCATCTTCCTGCCCGCGGTCACCGACTACTTCTGGGCCATCGTCATCACCGGAGTGGTAATGCTGGTCTGGTGGGCGATCATGGCTTGGAACGAAGAGACCGATAGCCTTACAATGGTATAAGGCATGGATATATTTTATAAGTAACCATCAAAAAGGAGAGACAAACATGGCCGATTGGACGCCTGATGAGGTTTTGGATGCCCGTGGCCTTAGCTGCCCCATGCCGATCCTCAAGACCAAAAAAATCATGAAGACCCTCAAGTCCGGCCAGATTCTGGAGATCCAGGGCACCGACCCCGGCACGCGCAACGACCTGCCCGCCTTTACCGAGCGCTCCGGCGACGAGTTTTTGGGCGAAGAGCAGAAGGACGGCTACATCAGCTTCTTTGTCAAGAAGGCCTAGGCCCTCCCAACCAAGACATCTAAGGGCCGGCTCCCAGGGGGGCCGGCCCTTTTTGCCGCGCGCCAGCGGGGCTAGTAGAGGCTCAGGTGGGTGTGGTCCTTGGTGAGGAAAAACGACGACTGCTTCACCTTGTCGGCCCGCTCGCTGAAGCTGACCACGATCTTGTCCGGACAAT contains:
- a CDS encoding YeeE/YedE thiosulfate transporter family protein — protein: MSVLVEKFKEGYSVLFDRNWPLWVGGVLLALLGIICMAAGRPWGVAGGLRVWSDWLFYWIGLYNSAPGNAFFLSNTSILTWGLLFGAFGAALLSRQFAWRNAPTWELLKGLVGGVFMGVGSVMAGGCNVGGFYTALAAGSVSGFAMMVGLLVGALIGLKYLMWEIEHITMKPPKQKAAKEGGVDWSKVQPWLGALFFLFLVGWSYCLSFRAYTQEAVLMLTAVGIGIVIQRCRFCFVRSFRDPFMTGEAVATRAVALSVILSVFGFFAIKWFRADWQMVYIYHHWIGGLVGGVVFGIGMLLAGGCGSGSVWRAGEGQFKLILAVATFSMSNSLFKHYVWTRDVANSWGKPIFLPAVTDYFWAIVITGVVMLVWWAIMAWNEETDSLTMV
- a CDS encoding sulfurtransferase TusA family protein; translated protein: MADWTPDEVLDARGLSCPMPILKTKKIMKTLKSGQILEIQGTDPGTRNDLPAFTERSGDEFLGEEQKDGYISFFVKKA